A window of the Streptococcus sp. 116-D4 genome harbors these coding sequences:
- the mraY gene encoding phospho-N-acetylmuramoyl-pentapeptide-transferase encodes MFISISAGIVTFLLTLVGIPAFIQFYRKAQITGQQMHEDVKQHQAKAGTPTMGGLVFLIASVLVAFFFALFSNQLSNNVGMILFILVLYGLIGFLDDFLKVFRKINEGLNPKQKFALQLLGGVIFYLFYERGGDMLSVFGYQVHLGIFYIFFALFWLVGFSNAVNLTDGIDGLASISVVISLSAYGVIAYVQGQMDILLVILAMIGGLLGFFVFNHKPAKVFMGDVGSLALGGMLAAISMALHQEWTLLIIGIVYVFETTSVMMQVSYFKLTGGKRIFRMTPVHHHFELGGLSGKGNPWSEWKVDFFFWGVGLLASLLTLAILYLM; translated from the coding sequence ATGTTTATTTCCATCAGTGCTGGAATTGTGACATTTTTACTAACTTTAGTAGGAATTCCGGCCTTTATCCAATTTTATAGAAAGGCGCAAATTACAGGCCAGCAGATGCATGAGGATGTCAAACAGCACCAGGCAAAAGCTGGGACTCCTACAATGGGAGGTTTGGTTTTCTTAATTGCTTCTGTTTTAGTCGCTTTCTTTTTCGCCCTATTTAGCAACCAACTCAGCAATAATGTCGGTATGATTTTATTTATCTTGGTTCTTTATGGTTTAATCGGATTTTTGGATGACTTCCTCAAGGTCTTCCGCAAGATCAATGAGGGGCTTAATCCTAAGCAGAAATTTGCTCTCCAGCTTCTAGGTGGAGTTATCTTCTACCTTTTCTATGAGCGCGGTGGCGATATGCTTTCTGTCTTTGGTTACCAAGTGCATCTAGGGATTTTCTATATTTTCTTTGCTCTTTTCTGGCTAGTCGGTTTTTCAAACGCAGTCAACTTGACAGACGGAATTGATGGTCTAGCTAGTATTTCTGTTGTGATTAGTCTATCTGCTTATGGAGTTATTGCCTATGTGCAAGGTCAGATGGATATTCTTCTAGTGATTCTTGCCATGATTGGTGGCTTACTTGGTTTCTTCGTCTTTAACCATAAGCCAGCTAAGGTCTTTATGGGAGATGTTGGAAGTTTAGCCTTAGGTGGAATGCTGGCAGCTATTTCTATGGCCCTCCACCAAGAATGGACTCTCTTGATTATTGGAATTGTTTATGTCTTTGAAACGACTTCAGTTATGATGCAAGTCAGTTATTTCAAACTGACAGGTGGTAAACGTATTTTCCGTATGACGCCTGTGCATCACCATTTTGAGCTTGGAGGATTGTCTGGTAAAGGAAATCCTTGGAGTGAGTGGAAGGTTGACTTCTTCTTTTGGGGAGTGGGGCTTCTAGCAAGTCTTTTGACGCTAGCAATTTTATATTTGATGTAA